CTTTATACCCTGGACTGGGAATGGTTTTTAGAACACTATAGTCAACCCGGGAGAAGCTTAAACGTCATTGTCCACAACAAGCTAGTATTGGAAAAGGACTTGGACATAGCCTTTGCCGAGTTAAGAAGTGCTATTGGTCAGCTAAATCCAGGACTATTTTACTGGGGCTATTATTTTGAGCATATCCACCACAGTCCCCCCATGAAGGTGAGAGAGTGGTTTGGCCAGTCTCCATTATTTTTTGAATTTTTCATGGGCTACTTTGACGACGAGCTTTGGTCTTTAAAATGGACATTGGAGAAATTCCCGAAAAAAATACCCCTATACTACCCTCATAAGAGAGTATCAGGGGGGGCTGTTGCCTTTGTACTGGGGGCAGGCCCCTCTTTAGACTATGCCCTTGACAAGATAAGGAAATATCAGGATAAGGCCGTTATATTCTCCTGCGGTTCCACCATATCTTCTCTGGAAAGGGCGGGTATAGTCCCAGACTTCCACGTAGAAATAGAAAGGACTAAATACACCTACGACACCCTTGTAGAAATAAGCGGAGACTTTCTAAGGCAAATTATTCTTATAGCCGACAACCCCCTCTGGACAGACTGCTTTGACCTTTTTAAAAAGGGCTACATGTTTTTAAAGCTCAACGACACAGGGGCATTCCTTTTGGAACCCACGGGCTCGCCCTTCATTTGGTATATCGGACCCACTGTGACTGCGGCGGGGGTAGCTTTGGCGGCGGAGTTCGGCTTTGATACCATATTCCTCTTCGGCGTTGACTTGGGCACCAGGAATCCCCAACAACACCACTCCCACCTCAGCAATTATTACAACCCCAAAAGTATGCTTCATAAACAAAAAGTGGACTTCCCTCTAACCGCACCTGGCAATTTTGGTGGGGTGGTGCACACCAATTTACTTTTCGCCAAAACTAAGTATGCCATCGAGCGGGTTATAAAGAAAAAAGGCGTAAGGGTATACAACACTTCCGACGGTGTTATGATAGAGGGGGCGAAACCTTTGCCAATAGAATTTTTCAGGGTGGAAGGGGATTTTGACAAACAGTCGGCCATAGAAACCATTGAAGGAAACTTTGACACCACCTACATAGATCTGGTAAACCCTGCTGAAGTATTAGAGAAGCTGTACAGTGATTTTGAAACCCTGGCTCAAGAGGTAGGGGAATATGCCAAAAAGTTCGACGGCACTAAGCTCTACGATGTAATTCATGGTATTAGGGTGTTGGGAGGGGATATATCTTCTAAGAAAAACACCCTTTTGTACAACCTCCTATTCCACAACGTCTATTCCTGGAGTAGACTGGCATTAGGATATGCTCTTAGCCTAGAAGACAAGGAGAGGGGGGAGTTTATGGGCTTTTTCTGGGATATGTGCCACCGGTTTATAGAAGAGGCTAAAGGGGAAATCAAAAAGGTCGTGGAGGAGTTTGGAAAATGATAGAAATAGCAAATAGGAAGGTAGGAGAAGGCCTGCCCGTTTTCACAGTGGCCGAACTTTCCGCTAACCACCTGCAGGATTTGAACCTGGCCATGAAGACTATAGAGGCCATAAGGGAATCCGGTGCAGATGCGGTAAAGCTACAAACCTACACCCCGGATACTATAACCATAGATGCAAGGAATGAATACTTCATGATAAAAGAGAGCACTCTATGGGATGGCCAATATTTATACGACCTTTACAAAAAAGCCTACACCCCCTGGGACTGGCATGACAAACTGTTCGAGTACGCCAAAAAGCTGGGGCTTGTATGTTTCTCCTCGCCTTTTGATAAGACTGCTGTAGACCTTTTGGAAAAACTCAACACGCCCGCCTACAAGGTGGCTTCTTTTGAGATAACTGACATACCCCTGATAGAATACATAGCCAGCAAGGGAAAACCCGTTATCATCTCCACGGGCATTGCTACCCTATCAGACATAGAAGAGGCCGTCAACGCCTGCAGGAGGATGGGCAACGAGCAAATAGTACTTTTGAAGTGCGTATCCGAATATCCTACCCCACACGAGGATGCCCACCTGAGAACAATCCCCAACATGAGGGAAACCTTTGGAGTGCCCGTGGGACTTTCTGACCACACTCCGGGCATATCCGTGCCCGTGGCCGCAGTGGCATTAGGTGCGGTAATGGTAGAAAAGCACTTCATCCTGGACAGAAACCTAAAAAGCCCAGACAGTGCCTTTTCCCTCACCCCAGCCGAATTCAAAGCCATGGTGGAGGCCATCCGTCAGGTAGAAAAAGCCCTCGGAAAGGTGACTTATGACCTCACACCTAGGCAAAGACAGATGAAGAAATTCTCCCGAAGTCTGTTTGTAGTAAAAGAGCTAAAAAAGGGTGAGGTTTTCACTGAAGAGAATGTCAGAAGCATCAGGCCTGGCTACGGGCTGGCACCTAAGTATTTGCCCCAAGTGTTGGGGAAGAAGGCAAAAAAAGACATCTCTAAAGGAACACCCCTTAGCTGGGAACTGATAGAAGAATAGCCCTTTTGTCCAGTAACATTTCCCCTACTTTTTTTTCTTCCTAAAGACAAAAAACTACAAAGATATCAATATTCAAAGTCAGGGCGGAAAACAAAAGGTGTAGTGTTTACTAGGGGAAAAAGCAAAAAGATATTTGTTGAGGAGATGGAACTGAAATGAGTAAAAAACTGCCAATAGACATACAAACTTTGGAAGAAATTAGAACAGAGGTTTTTTATTATGGACAAGACTAATTTTGTTCCCCCGCTTGTGTAAGAAGGTAAGTCTTAGTTTTTGTCCCGGCCAGGATATTTGGCAACCTTTTGTTTTTAGATGCCTTAAAGCAGGCATTTCCGAGAGAATTGGAACAGGGGAAATGTACTGTGATTCATAGATTTTCGTGGTTTGATTACAAAATGCTCACTATCTCAAAAACCGGGTTTAGAATAAATAAATCTCAACCGTTCAATGAATTTAAATATTACAAAATAATATGAAAGGAATATATTAGTTGATAAATTTATCTACACATTCCCGCAGAATTAAACCCAATTATCCGGTAATAAAAACGTTTCGTTAAGGGAATATAAAGGTTGTATTTTAAATAGATGAAGGGTTAATTTTGATATATGAATATGAAGGGCAAATTATTGAGAAAAAAAGCCAAAAACACACAAAGAAGAGGTAAAAGCCATCAGAGAAATCCTAAAAAACCTGTACGGCGTCATCAAGCCCCTCTATACCTATATGAAATTTGTTATCATAACGGGGGAATTAGATTTTTTAAAAGTTCCATTGTTTTCCGGCCCTAATCAACTCCAAGATATAACACTAAACTCCAACTACTCTACTATCTGGGGCTACGGGGAAAAAACTACAAACCGTATTCGAGGGGAAACTTCAAGGACGAGAATTATCAGAAATAAAAAAGTGGTACAATGGCCATTCTTCCTGTGGCGAAGAAAAGGTTTATTACACCTCTCAGAAAAACAGTTTAAACCCCACTAGTTTGAAACCGGCACCCCTAAAACTGCTGATAGCAAACAGAGTATTCATTCCCGAACTCGAAAATCTATATGTTTCCCACACATCACTTGACGGCTTTGACGTCGACTACATGCAGCCGGAAAATATACCCTTCTAAGCAGGACATCTAAGAGGGATTAGCTATATCCTTACATATCCAAACAAGGAGGTGAAGGGCTTATTAAATGAAAGGCTACTTAAATGAAAGGCTACTGAGGCACTTTACAAATTGGCTCCCCCTTTAGGGGACAAAAGATAAGGTGTTACCTTGGTAGTATTTTAATTTACAAAGTTTATTTTTAATCCCTGATGTACAGTCTTCTGTCGTCCACAGGCCTTGAAATATCCGCAGCCAACAGGGGCAGTTCTTTGTAACACTTTTAAAGACAAAAACCCCAGGAGTAGAATTCAGGACTATGAAGAACAAGCCAGGGAGCTATGCCTTGACGCAGATAGAGGGGAACAGGTACCATTAGGAGTATGTGGTAAATATAAGGAGGTATGCCGGGTTGGAGAACAGTTCAGTGAAAAGGAGGAGAATGTAGTTGGTTTTGGCGGAAAAACGGTGAATAATTAGGTTCCTGCCCTGGAGGGGAGAGGAATGGGCTTTCTGGACAACAAGGTAATACTCATAACAGGAGGCACCGGCTCTTTTGGAAAGGCCTTTACCCATTTTGTCTTGAAACACTATAACCCTGCCAAGCTGATCATCCTCAGCAGGGATGAGTTCAAGCAGTGGCAGATGCAAAGGGAATTCCCAGAAGACAGATATCCCCAGATAAGGTTTTTCCTAGGAGATATACGGGACAAGGACAGACTAAAATTCGCCTTTGACGGTGTGGACTATGTGGTACACGCCGCCGCTCTAAAACACGTCCCCACCCTGGAGTACAACCCCTTTGAGGCGGTTAAGACAAACATCC
This genomic window from Geminocystis sp. M7585_C2015_104 contains:
- a CDS encoding AAA family ATPase, encoding MREILKNLYGVIKPLYTYMKFVIITGELDFLKVPLFSGPNQLQDITLNSNYSTIWGYGEKTTNRIRGETSRTRIIRNKKVVQWPFFLWRRKGLLHLSEKQFKPH
- the pseI gene encoding pseudaminic acid synthase — protein: MIEIANRKVGEGLPVFTVAELSANHLQDLNLAMKTIEAIRESGADAVKLQTYTPDTITIDARNEYFMIKESTLWDGQYLYDLYKKAYTPWDWHDKLFEYAKKLGLVCFSSPFDKTAVDLLEKLNTPAYKVASFEITDIPLIEYIASKGKPVIISTGIATLSDIEEAVNACRRMGNEQIVLLKCVSEYPTPHEDAHLRTIPNMRETFGVPVGLSDHTPGISVPVAAVALGAVMVEKHFILDRNLKSPDSAFSLTPAEFKAMVEAIRQVEKALGKVTYDLTPRQRQMKKFSRSLFVVKELKKGEVFTEENVRSIRPGYGLAPKYLPQVLGKKAKKDISKGTPLSWELIEE
- a CDS encoding motility associated factor glycosyltransferase family protein, with translation MKFTEDQIKQLFIKNSAILRKKAPYLWQIASSGEKGCEVKVDGEGRINAILRGNPVYKTDALQLSLSQVEAFEAKPARLFADFENIGREINPQIIAHRYSFELLERLPNKISPPSCRKTKHIPLLLMVGLGFGLHLKLLLERYEIQNLIILDVPVFFRLSLYTLDWEWFLEHYSQPGRSLNVIVHNKLVLEKDLDIAFAELRSAIGQLNPGLFYWGYYFEHIHHSPPMKVREWFGQSPLFFEFFMGYFDDELWSLKWTLEKFPKKIPLYYPHKRVSGGAVAFVLGAGPSLDYALDKIRKYQDKAVIFSCGSTISSLERAGIVPDFHVEIERTKYTYDTLVEISGDFLRQIILIADNPLWTDCFDLFKKGYMFLKLNDTGAFLLEPTGSPFIWYIGPTVTAAGVALAAEFGFDTIFLFGVDLGTRNPQQHHSHLSNYYNPKSMLHKQKVDFPLTAPGNFGGVVHTNLLFAKTKYAIERVIKKKGVRVYNTSDGVMIEGAKPLPIEFFRVEGDFDKQSAIETIEGNFDTTYIDLVNPAEVLEKLYSDFETLAQEVGEYAKKFDGTKLYDVIHGIRVLGGDISSKKNTLLYNLLFHNVYSWSRLALGYALSLEDKERGEFMGFFWDMCHRFIEEAKGEIKKVVEEFGK